The following coding sequences are from one SAR202 cluster bacterium window:
- a CDS encoding glycosyltransferase family 2 protein, which produces MPSVDIVIPVLNEEQQLRWSINTLSEFCRKDLSGYDWRIIVADNGSTDGTRPVSEKLARAIPGVSYLYIPQRGRGLALRTAWLASNADFLSYMDVDLSTRLEAFPKMLRALQEGYDVAIGSRLQRGSKVTRSLKREVISRCYNVMIKAMFFVPFNDAQCGFKMVSRRAARALVPLIQNNHWFFDTELLIIASKRGFKIKEVPVEWVDDPDSRVKVVKTAWEDIKGLLRLRFGGIPRTSDTLAQETPKT; this is translated from the coding sequence ATGCCATCTGTAGACATCGTCATTCCCGTCCTTAACGAGGAGCAGCAGCTCCGCTGGAGCATCAACACGCTGTCCGAGTTTTGCCGCAAAGACCTCTCAGGGTATGACTGGCGCATCATCGTCGCCGACAACGGCTCCACCGACGGCACCCGCCCCGTCAGTGAGAAGCTGGCCCGCGCCATCCCGGGCGTCTCCTACCTCTACATCCCACAGCGAGGCCGCGGCCTGGCACTTCGCACCGCCTGGCTCGCCAGCAACGCCGACTTTCTCAGCTACATGGACGTGGACCTCTCGACTCGACTGGAGGCCTTCCCCAAAATGCTCCGCGCCCTTCAGGAAGGCTATGACGTAGCCATCGGAAGTCGCCTCCAGCGCGGCTCCAAGGTCACCCGGTCCCTCAAGCGCGAAGTTATTTCTCGATGCTACAACGTCATGATCAAGGCTATGTTCTTCGTCCCCTTCAACGACGCCCAGTGTGGCTTCAAAATGGTCTCCCGGCGCGCCGCCCGCGCCTTGGTCCCCCTCATCCAGAATAACCACTGGTTCTTTGACACCGAACTCCTCATCATCGCCAGCAAACGCGGCTTTAAGATCAAAGAAGTCCCCGTCGAGTGGGTTGACGACCCGGACAGCCGCGTGAAGGTGGTAAAGACCGCCTGGGAGGACATCAAAGGTCTCCTTCGCCTGCGATTCGGCGGCATCCCCAGAACATCCGACACCCTCGCCCAGGAAACTCCAAAGACCTAG
- a CDS encoding alpha/beta hydrolase → MTPTIPDHLARPPILFIHGAANSSGVWKCWRRCLASQGWPIHALDLRGHTPVSNFDLSHTTMSDYADDVSAYVSELPTKSVLIGWSMGGLVAMMAAARGHASACVALAPSLPTQRIDLSIPLRTGEFTSVEYGITSSDPHDQPAMPDLDLEERRIALASLAKESRHARDERKRGIVIQSLPCPLLIVNGEKDTAWPSHLYDNLWLKADRLSVPGASHWGLVLNRRALSSVIPQVCSWLQYQL, encoded by the coding sequence ACGATTCCGGATCACTTGGCGAGACCTCCCATCCTCTTCATCCACGGCGCCGCCAACTCCTCCGGCGTCTGGAAGTGCTGGCGCCGCTGCCTCGCCTCCCAGGGCTGGCCCATCCACGCCCTCGACCTCCGGGGCCATACCCCCGTCTCCAATTTCGACCTCTCCCACACTACCATGTCCGACTACGCCGACGACGTCTCTGCCTATGTGTCTGAGCTCCCTACTAAATCGGTCCTCATAGGCTGGAGCATGGGCGGCCTGGTGGCGATGATGGCCGCCGCCCGGGGCCACGCCTCCGCCTGCGTCGCTCTTGCCCCCAGCCTTCCCACCCAGCGCATTGACTTATCCATTCCCCTCCGCACCGGCGAGTTCACTTCCGTGGAATACGGCATTACCTCATCGGACCCTCATGATCAACCCGCCATGCCCGACCTGGACCTGGAGGAGCGCCGTATCGCCCTTGCCTCCCTCGCCAAAGAGTCCCGTCACGCCCGCGACGAACGCAAACGCGGCATCGTCATCCAGTCCCTCCCTTGCCCCCTCCTCATCGTCAACGGCGAAAAAGACACCGCCTGGCCGTCGCATCTTTACGACAACCTCTGGCTCAAAGCCGACCGCCTCAGCGTTCCGGGCGCCTCCCACTGGGGCCTCGTCCTCAACCGCCGCGCCCTCTCCTCCGTCATCCCACAGGTCTGCTCCTGGCTGCAATACCAATTATAG